A window of the Pseudomonadota bacterium genome harbors these coding sequences:
- a CDS encoding enoyl-CoA hydratase codes for MRGYEWQVVNGVGTLRFTHPPVNVLTTRMLTEMSEVLREAHSLRLVCLRGAGPIFSAGMDIGEHLPPHVAAMLQAVRGFFEAVWALPCPVMAAVHGRALGGAMELLLLCDVVVASRDAVLALPEVRVGAIPPLGALLLPQRLPWPRAAEMLLTGREVTAEEAHAWGLVNHLVDPADFEHEVSVHADTICALSPVVQRHVKRATHRDPELFARLAEVERDYLEQLMQSHDAVEGLRAFLEKRPPTWMGR; via the coding sequence ATGCGTGGATACGAATGGCAAGTCGTGAACGGTGTGGGAACCCTCCGATTCACCCACCCTCCCGTCAACGTCCTCACCACCCGCATGCTCACGGAGATGTCAGAGGTGCTGCGCGAGGCGCATTCGCTTCGCCTGGTCTGCCTCCGTGGCGCAGGGCCCATCTTCTCGGCGGGCATGGACATCGGCGAGCATCTCCCCCCGCACGTCGCCGCAATGCTGCAGGCCGTGCGCGGCTTCTTTGAGGCAGTGTGGGCCCTCCCGTGCCCTGTGATGGCCGCCGTGCACGGTCGCGCGCTCGGCGGGGCCATGGAGCTGTTGCTCCTGTGCGACGTGGTCGTGGCCTCTCGCGACGCGGTGCTCGCCCTGCCTGAGGTCCGGGTCGGCGCCATCCCGCCGCTTGGCGCGCTGCTGCTGCCTCAGCGGCTGCCGTGGCCGCGCGCCGCCGAGATGCTCCTCACCGGACGCGAGGTCACGGCAGAGGAGGCGCACGCCTGGGGGCTCGTCAACCATCTCGTCGATCCAGCAGACTTCGAGCACGAGGTGAGCGTCCACGCTGACACGATCTGCGCCCTCAGCCCGGTGGTGCAGCGGCACGTCAAGCGCGCCACGCACAGAGACCCCGAGCTCTTCGCGCGACTGGCCGAGGTGGAGCGAGACTACCTCGAGCAGCTCATGCAGAGCCACGACGCCGTCGAGGGCCTGCGCGCGTTTCTCGAGAAGCGTCCACCGACCTGGATGGGACGCTGA
- a CDS encoding M23 family metallopeptidase: MNTRTLRWLLIAGVMFTALASSARVQAEPRQTDLAVYVARVKGLYSEAEVTGRFYDWRAVSQYRSSAGLHLGYDIALNAGRQVPAGWPGRVVGIIPWTDSEFGVCVEVAGGYRVTYGHLYPQVHEGDSIAAGQFVGTVAHDHVDIKVKNSAGGYIDWGGTVGVLDGSSPWAASGSAGLLPPPPWMNGGRLPSGLGPDALVERYRALATDLATREADRDHLREAVRTLSSFMSLESEGLPQAESQMLAWYRAVDSNKVSEAQVEALDLTVKSRRSRVTRLGYMLAGRQRDLSEREAACKTAESAVDSTREAALKAGATEDRLSTVEREARKAGRAKVKIESSPSLDQRVQEAENRLAALKSRYPSTCSKTDLDEAQKTLLRLRAARGLYEVGDRSDAHELNW; encoded by the coding sequence ATGAATACGCGAACGCTTCGATGGCTGCTGATCGCCGGGGTGATGTTCACGGCGCTCGCATCGTCAGCGAGGGTGCAGGCCGAGCCGCGGCAGACCGACCTCGCGGTCTACGTGGCGCGCGTGAAGGGCCTCTATTCAGAGGCTGAGGTCACTGGGCGCTTCTACGACTGGCGCGCCGTATCGCAGTATCGCTCGAGCGCCGGCCTGCACCTGGGCTATGACATCGCGCTCAATGCCGGACGTCAGGTTCCCGCCGGCTGGCCTGGACGTGTGGTGGGCATCATCCCCTGGACCGACAGTGAGTTCGGCGTCTGCGTCGAGGTTGCAGGGGGATATCGCGTGACCTATGGCCATCTGTACCCGCAGGTGCATGAAGGCGACAGCATCGCCGCTGGTCAGTTCGTGGGAACCGTGGCGCACGACCACGTCGACATCAAGGTGAAGAATTCCGCGGGCGGCTATATCGACTGGGGGGGAACCGTCGGGGTGCTCGATGGTTCGAGCCCCTGGGCGGCCTCGGGCTCCGCCGGTCTCCTGCCTCCGCCGCCCTGGATGAACGGGGGCCGTCTGCCCTCGGGTCTCGGGCCTGACGCCCTGGTCGAGCGCTATCGCGCGCTTGCCACCGACCTCGCGACGCGAGAAGCCGATCGCGACCATCTTCGAGAGGCCGTCCGCACCCTGTCATCTTTCATGTCTCTCGAGTCGGAGGGGCTCCCGCAGGCCGAGTCACAGATGCTGGCCTGGTACCGCGCGGTCGACAGCAACAAGGTGAGCGAGGCGCAGGTCGAGGCCCTCGACCTCACTGTCAAGTCTCGCCGCTCTCGCGTCACGCGTCTCGGTTACATGCTGGCGGGTCGGCAACGCGACCTCAGCGAGCGTGAAGCGGCCTGCAAGACCGCCGAATCTGCCGTCGATTCAACCCGTGAAGCGGCACTGAAGGCCGGCGCCACCGAAGACCGGCTCTCCACCGTGGAGCGTGAGGCGCGCAAGGCAGGGCGAGCCAAGGTCAAGATCGAGAGCAGCCCATCGCTCGACCAGCGCGTGCAGGAGGCTGAGAACCGCCTCGCCGCGCTCAAATCACGCTACCCGAGTACGTGTTCGAAGACCGATCTCGACGAGGCGCAGAAGACGCTTCTGCGGCTGCGCGCGGCGCGCGGTCTGTATGAGGTGGGCGACCGCAGCGACGCGCACGAGCTCAACTGGTAG
- a CDS encoding beta-hydroxyacyl-ACP dehydratase, producing MAAPLMVNLDEIDQTKVEYTVEDLRKYLPQRFEFEQVTGIFTLLRDLPEPIAVGYRDIGHDEFWIPGHVPGRPLFPGVLMLEAAAQVSTFMYKVLSGDDPNRFLGFGGLEDVRFRGTVAPGDRLFLLAKMTEARQRRCTFVTQGVVNGRLVFDARVIGVPV from the coding sequence ATGGCCGCCCCGCTCATGGTCAATCTCGACGAGATCGACCAGACCAAAGTCGAATACACGGTTGAAGACCTGCGAAAGTACCTGCCCCAGCGCTTCGAGTTCGAGCAGGTCACGGGAATCTTCACCTTGCTCCGAGACCTGCCGGAACCCATTGCTGTAGGCTATCGTGACATCGGCCACGACGAGTTCTGGATCCCGGGACACGTGCCGGGGCGACCGCTGTTCCCCGGGGTTCTCATGCTCGAGGCCGCGGCCCAGGTGTCGACCTTCATGTACAAGGTGCTGAGCGGCGACGATCCGAACCGCTTCCTCGGCTTCGGAGGCCTCGAGGACGTGCGCTTCCGAGGCACCGTGGCTCCGGGCGATCGCCTCTTCCTCCTCGCGAAGATGACCGAGGCGCGTCAGCGTCGATGCACCTTCGTCACCCAGGGCGTGGTAAACGGCAGGCTCGTGTTCGACGCCCGCGTCATCGGAGTGCCCGTCTGA